One stretch of Rhipicephalus sanguineus isolate Rsan-2018 chromosome 10, BIME_Rsan_1.4, whole genome shotgun sequence DNA includes these proteins:
- the LOC119406883 gene encoding A disintegrin and metalloproteinase with thrombospondin motifs 16: MTHATLAAMLLLLAATWQCDGAQRVHERLSDSEIRRVFRVASREEVPQYELVQLRARRHQRSEREVGGGGDRKAVSLRAFGRRFDLRLKRNRDFEQRAARLQVLAAESTPNGLAYTPLRAKDEEVPDDLWSRAGAYQDHTNMAALVLSQDKLGHLRMEGTLGEDLAISPLPTRLNVSADETYYDARGNADDEGFLDEDDASPRHVVFKRPGSSESSSTFGTGGDAKGDPLSDYAHLDDAFFRYRIVRNRTSTTAPPPLQKLGHKSRRRRASDPDTVWPEILLIVDYDTYLLHGRSHTDIKRYLVSFWNGVDLRYRLLSSPRVKISLAGMIVAKDRDATPYLERNRLRAPNEDAIDVAGALTDMGKYLYREDRLPTYDLAVVVTKLDMCRRHLEGGRCNRGTAGFAYVGGACVVNKRLEKVNSVAIIEDSGGFSGIIVAAHEVGHLLGCVHDGSPAPGYLGGPGAQRCPWEDGFIMSDLRHTERGFRWSSCSVQQFRHFLLGETASCLYNYPHENQLLARMLPGSMLSLDDQCRRDRGTTACFKDSRVCAQLFCYDSSSGYCVSYRPAAEGSPCGDGQTCKNGRCIAEIENIIPDYTHVTPSFASGRSVGGRGGGADVARRRADFSAEVVDGPRPHLMPAPPPPPPPSHHPSVSRSRHPQHLRPAHHPRTTRKPRALVANDKGCVGDSTELIAGRMTCAQFLEQFGNRYCNHGYIQRHCCYSQSLYCS; encoded by the exons GTGCACGAGAGGCTGTCGGACTCCGAGATCCGGCGCGTCTTCCGAGTGGCATCGCGGGAAGAGGTGCCCCAGTACGAGCTCGTGCAACTGCGCGCTCGGAGGCACCAGCGCTCGGAGCGCGAAGTGGGCGGCGGCGGCGACCGGAAGGCGGTGTCCCTGCGCGCCTTCGGACGCCGCTTCGACCTGAGGCTTAAGCGGAACCGGGACTTCGAGCAGCGCGCCGCCAGGCTTCAGGTGCTGGCCGCAGAGAGCACGCCCAACGGACTCGCCTACACGCCACTCAGGGCAAAG GATGAGGAGGTGCCCGATGACCTCTGGTCCAGAGCAGGCGCTTACCAGGACCACACCAACATGGCCGCCCTCGTCCTCAGTCAAGACAAGCTGGGACACCTTCGCATG GAGGGGACGCTCGGAGAAGACCTCGCCATCTCTCCTCTTCCAACGCGGCTGAACGTGAGCGCCGACGAAACTTACTACGACGCCAGGGGCAACGCAGATGACGAGGGATTCTTGGACGAGGACGACGCCTCGCCCAGGCACGTGGTCTTCAAACGACCCGGCAGCAGCGAGTCATCCTCGACCTTTGGCACCGGAGGTGACGCCAAGGGCGACCCACTCAGTGACTACGCGCACCTGGACGACGCCTTCTTTAGGTATAGGATCGTGAGGAACAGAACGTCAACAACGGCACCACCTCCGCTCCAGAAGCTCGGCCACAAGTCTCGGCGACGGCGGGCCTCCGACCCGGACACCGTGTGGCCGGAGATACTGTTGATCGTCGATTACGACACGTACCTCCTACATGGCCGCAGTCACACGGATATCAAGCGCTACCTGGTCAGCTTCTGGAACGGCGTAGACTTGCGCTACCGGCTGCTCTCCAGTCCGCGGGTCAAAATCAGCCTGGCGGGAATGATCGTGGCCAAGGACCGCGACGCGACGCCCTACCTGGAGCGGAATCGGCTTCGGGCGCCCAACGAGGACGCCATCGACGTAGCCGGAGCGCTGACCGACATGGGGAAGTACCTGTACCGCGAGGACCGACTGCCCACCTACGACCTAGCGGTAGTGGTTACCAAGCTGGACATGTGCCGCCGGCACCTGGAAGGCGGCCGCTGTAACCGTGGTACGGCCGGGTTCGCCTACGTCGGTGGCGCCTGCGTGGTCAACAAGCGACTGGAGAAGGTCAACAGCGTGGCCATCATCGAAGACAGCGGCGGTTTCTCGGGCATCATCGTGGCTGCTCACGAGGTCGGACACTTGCTGGGGTGCGTCCACGACGGATCTCCGGCGCCTGGATACCTCGGAG GTCCCGGCGCCCAGCGGTGTCCCTGGGAAGACGGCTTCATCATGAGCGACCTGCGGCACACGGAACGAGGTTTCCGCTGGTCATCGTGTAGCGTGCAGCAGTTCCGCCACTTCCTGTTGGGCGAGACGGCCAGCTGCCTCTACAACTACCCGCATGAGAACCAGCTGCTGGCACGCATGCTGCCTGGTTCCATGCTTAGCCTCGACGACCAGTGCCGAAGAGACCGAGGAACCACCGCTTGCTTC AAGGACTCCCGTGTGTGCGCCCAGCTGTTCTGCTACGATAGCTCGTCGGGCTACTGCGTCTCCTATCGACCGGCCGCCGAGGGATCACCCTGCGGAGACGGTCAA ACGTGCAAGAATGGCCGCTGCATTGCCGAGATCGAAAACATCATCCCGGACTACACGCACGTGACGCCGTCGTTCGCCAGCGGCCGCTCGGTGGGCGGACGAGGAGGAGGCGCCGACGTGGCACGCCGACGGGCAGACTTCTCGGCCGAGGTGGTGGACGGTCCGCGGCCGCACCTGatgccggcgccgccgccgcccccgccCCCGTCGCACCACCCGTCTGTGAGCCGATCCCGGCATCCGCAGCACCTCAGGCCCGCCCACCACCCACgcaccacgagaaaaccacgcgCACTGGTGGCCAACGACAAAG